A genome region from Cucurbita pepo subsp. pepo cultivar mu-cu-16 chromosome LG02, ASM280686v2, whole genome shotgun sequence includes the following:
- the LOC111789387 gene encoding chaperone protein dnaJ 8, chloroplastic-like — protein MASVSTAGFIARTGSSSWIRQRNRANKLHRSSRNQVRASYSSYSSSSMADPYRTLRIQPGASESEVKKAFRQLALQYHPDVCKGSNCGVQFHQINEAYDIVMNNLRGISMPIETYETYDDGGDEPMRGMGDPDWDLWEEWMGWEGAGIRDYSSHINPYI, from the exons atgGCGTCTGTTTCTACTGCTGGATTCATTGCCCGGACTGGTTCTTCGTCTTGGATTCGCCAACGAAATCGGGCGAACAAGCTACATCGGAGTTCGAGGAATCAAGTTAGGGcttcttattcttcttattCCTCTTCTTCTATGGCTGATCCTTACCGGACTCTTCGGATTCAGCCTGGCGCCTCTGAATCTGAGGTCAAAAAAGCCTTCCGTCAACTCGCTCTTCAG TATCATCCGGATGTATGCAAAGGAAGTAATTGTGGAGTGCAATTTCACCAAATCAATGAAGCCTACGAT ATTGTGATGAACAATTTAAGAGGAATATCAATGCCAATCGAGACGTACGAGACGTACGATGACGGGGGTGATGAACCGATGAGGGGAATGGGGGATCCGGATTGGGATTTGTGGGAGGAATGGATGGGATGGGAAGGCGCAGGGATTCGAGATTATTCGTCGCATATAAACCCGTacatttaa